In a genomic window of uncultured Flavobacterium sp.:
- a CDS encoding reverse transcriptase family protein encodes MSEQLSKQQIYDRIKATSKDSYILEEMQRLGFWQSGSEPTLSEILIKQEAKVEKELNELLAQDRKFSNREAMILEMRKARMKIAKEKRAETKLNQEKKRLEKAENWKLLQQQQILYLGETVSKGLNTKETNPEILEKYNLPVFEDALALAKSMQIDLKALQYLAYNRKVSKINHYHTFELEKKSGGKRKISAPKAKLKEIQTWILENILHKIPYTVEAHGFIKERSIVTNAAPHVNKDIVVNIDLKDFFPTVTHKRVKGLFHKIGYSEEIATILSLLCTYSEINETTLDGVTYYVQSGERKLPQGSPASPAISNMIVYKMDQKIKGLAKKLNFSYTRYADDMSFSTTEENSQNVSRLLFFTKKIIESEGFIIHPDKVHVMRKGMQQKVTGVVVNKKLNVDRIQLRKFRAVLHNIEKNGWKDQQWGKAIHLINAIEGYINYVNMVNPEKGQLFKQNLKNIIAKHGQPHIEKTNIPEKVIPIPVIIPEEIKEVQMEQKPENWWNIF; translated from the coding sequence ATGTCTGAACAGCTTAGTAAACAACAAATTTATGATAGAATAAAAGCTACCTCAAAAGATAGCTACATATTAGAAGAAATGCAACGTTTAGGATTCTGGCAATCAGGATCTGAACCTACTCTATCTGAAATTCTTATCAAACAAGAAGCAAAGGTTGAGAAGGAATTAAATGAGCTTTTGGCACAAGACAGGAAGTTTAGCAATAGAGAAGCAATGATTCTCGAAATGCGAAAAGCCCGAATGAAAATCGCCAAAGAAAAAAGGGCTGAAACCAAATTAAACCAAGAGAAAAAAAGGCTCGAGAAAGCTGAAAACTGGAAATTACTTCAGCAACAGCAAATTCTTTATTTGGGCGAAACCGTATCTAAAGGTTTAAATACTAAAGAAACCAATCCTGAAATTTTAGAAAAATACAATTTGCCTGTTTTTGAAGATGCATTGGCTTTAGCGAAAAGCATGCAAATCGATCTGAAAGCATTACAATATCTTGCTTATAATCGAAAAGTTTCTAAAATCAACCATTATCATACTTTTGAGCTTGAAAAGAAATCTGGCGGAAAACGCAAAATATCAGCTCCAAAAGCAAAATTAAAAGAAATTCAAACCTGGATTTTAGAAAATATACTTCATAAAATACCTTATACTGTTGAAGCGCATGGTTTTATAAAAGAACGTTCTATTGTAACCAATGCAGCGCCTCACGTTAATAAAGACATTGTCGTTAATATCGATTTAAAAGATTTTTTTCCGACAGTAACTCATAAACGAGTAAAAGGGTTGTTTCATAAAATTGGTTATTCTGAGGAAATTGCTACAATTTTAAGTCTCTTATGTACTTATTCTGAGATTAACGAAACCACATTAGACGGCGTTACTTATTATGTACAATCCGGCGAACGCAAATTACCTCAGGGTTCTCCCGCAAGTCCGGCGATAAGCAATATGATTGTTTATAAAATGGATCAAAAAATCAAAGGATTAGCCAAAAAATTAAACTTCAGCTATACACGTTATGCTGACGATATGAGTTTTTCGACTACTGAAGAAAACAGCCAAAATGTATCTCGTTTATTGTTTTTTACCAAAAAAATCATTGAATCAGAAGGTTTTATAATTCATCCCGACAAAGTTCACGTGATGCGAAAAGGTATGCAGCAAAAAGTGACCGGAGTTGTTGTAAACAAGAAGCTAAATGTTGACAGAATTCAGTTGCGAAAATTCCGTGCCGTATTGCATAATATTGAAAAAAACGGATGGAAAGACCAACAATGGGGAAAAGCAATTCACCTAATCAATGCCATTGAAGGTTACATTAATTATGTAAATATGGTCAATCCTGAGAAAGGGCAACTCTTCAAACAAAATTTAAAAAACATTATTGCAAAACACGGTCAGCCTCATATTGAAAAAACAAATATTCCTGAAAAAGTGATTCCAATTCCTGTGATTATTCCTGAGGAAATAAAAGAAGTACAAATGGAACAAAAGCCAGAAAACTGGTGGAATATTTTTTAA
- the purL gene encoding phosphoribosylformylglycinamidine synthase, which yields MIHFFENQSKTVFAVQTQNEISAQDISKLNWLFANSNKIEKSALTDFFVGPRATMITPWSTNAVEITQNMGIPGIIRIEEFHPATEDFTDFDPMLSQKFNQLDQEIFTINVQPEPILEIDDIATYNKVEGLALSQEEVDYLDNLAVKLGRKLTDSEIFAFSQANSEHCRHKIFNGTFVIDGEEKETSLFKLIKKTSQENPNDIVSAYKDNVAFVKGPKVQQFAPKTADKPDYYEIKEFDSVLSLKAETHNFPTTVEPFNGAATGSGGEIRDRLAGGQGSLPLAGTAVYMTSYSRLNEDRKWENAVEERKWLYQTPMDILIKASNGASDFGNKFGQPLITGSVLTFEHSENDRKIGYDKVIMQAGGIGYGKLDQAIKKKPQEGDKIVILGGENYRIGMGGAAVSSADTGAFGSGIELNAIQRSNPEMQKRAANAIRGLVESDNNPIVSIHDHGAGGHLNCLSELVEETGGLIDLDKLPVGDPTLSAKEIIGNESQERMGLVIGQKDIDTLQRIADRERSPMYQVGDVTGDHRFTFESKSNGSKPMDYALEDFFGSSPKTVMTDKTIDRKYADVSYDKADFEKYLQDVLRLEAVASKDWLTNKVDRCVGGKVAKQQNAGPLQLPLNNVGVMALDYLGKEGIATSIGHAPIAALIDPVAGSRNAIAESLSNIVWAPIKDGLKGISLSANWMWACKNEGEDARLYAAVEGCSDFAIELGINIPTGKDSLSMKQKYPNDEVIAPGTVIISAGGNCTDIRKVVEPVLQKNGDSIYYINLSQDDFKLGGSSFAQIRNTIGNETSTIKDASFFKNAFNTVQELIGESQILAGHDIGSGGLITTLLELCFADVNLGAKIDFSAFAEKDLLKILFAENIGIVFQAKSDAAVEAKLKANNIEFFKLGTVTTNETLDLGLWTLDIKAYRDIWFETSYLLDQKQSKNGRAQARFENYKNQVLQYTFPAHFTGKKPVIDASKPRPKAAIIREKGSNSEREMANAMYLAGFDVKDVHMTDLISGRETLEDIQFIGAVGGFSNSDVLGSAKGWAGAFLYNEKAKTALDKFFKREDTLSVGICNGCQLFMELEVINPEHEVHGKMLHNESNKHESIFTSVKVQENNSVMLSTLAGSTLGVWVSHGEGKFNLPLAEENYNIVSKYAYEGYPANPNGSDYNTAMMCDKTGRHLVMMPHIERSTFQWNWAHYPKDRNDEVSPWHEAFVNARKWIEKI from the coding sequence ATGATCCATTTCTTTGAAAACCAAAGCAAAACTGTTTTTGCCGTACAAACGCAAAACGAAATTTCGGCTCAAGACATTTCAAAACTAAACTGGCTTTTTGCCAACTCTAATAAGATCGAAAAATCCGCCTTGACGGATTTTTTTGTTGGTCCACGTGCCACAATGATCACACCTTGGAGTACAAATGCTGTAGAAATTACTCAGAATATGGGTATTCCGGGCATTATCAGAATTGAAGAATTTCATCCGGCAACGGAAGATTTCACGGATTTTGATCCAATGCTTTCACAAAAATTCAATCAATTAGATCAGGAGATTTTCACAATTAATGTTCAGCCAGAACCAATTTTGGAAATCGATGATATTGCAACTTACAACAAAGTCGAAGGTTTGGCTTTAAGCCAGGAAGAAGTTGATTACTTAGACAATCTTGCTGTAAAACTAGGAAGAAAGTTAACTGATTCAGAGATTTTTGCTTTCTCTCAAGCGAATTCAGAGCACTGTCGTCACAAAATTTTCAACGGAACTTTTGTAATTGACGGTGAAGAAAAAGAAACTTCTCTTTTTAAATTAATCAAAAAGACATCACAGGAAAATCCTAACGATATAGTGTCTGCTTACAAAGACAACGTTGCTTTTGTAAAAGGACCAAAAGTGCAGCAGTTTGCACCAAAAACAGCTGACAAACCAGATTATTATGAGATAAAAGAATTTGATTCGGTTTTATCTTTAAAAGCAGAAACACACAATTTCCCAACAACTGTAGAGCCTTTTAACGGAGCTGCAACTGGTTCAGGAGGAGAAATTCGTGACCGTTTAGCTGGTGGTCAAGGTTCACTTCCATTAGCTGGAACTGCAGTTTACATGACTTCATATTCTCGTTTGAACGAAGACAGAAAATGGGAAAATGCCGTTGAAGAAAGAAAATGGCTATACCAAACGCCAATGGATATTTTGATCAAAGCTTCAAACGGAGCTTCTGATTTTGGAAATAAATTCGGGCAACCGCTTATTACAGGTTCGGTTTTAACTTTCGAACATTCAGAAAACGACCGTAAAATTGGTTACGATAAAGTAATCATGCAAGCGGGCGGAATTGGTTACGGAAAATTAGATCAGGCAATTAAAAAGAAACCACAAGAAGGCGATAAAATCGTAATTCTTGGTGGAGAAAATTATAGAATCGGAATGGGTGGAGCTGCAGTTTCATCTGCAGATACAGGAGCTTTTGGTTCAGGAATTGAATTAAATGCGATACAACGTTCAAATCCTGAAATGCAAAAACGTGCTGCTAACGCCATTCGTGGTTTAGTAGAAAGCGACAATAATCCAATTGTTTCGATTCACGATCACGGAGCTGGAGGACATTTAAACTGTCTTTCGGAATTGGTGGAAGAAACTGGAGGATTAATCGATTTGGATAAATTGCCAGTTGGAGATCCTACACTTTCTGCAAAAGAAATTATCGGTAACGAATCTCAGGAAAGAATGGGATTGGTTATTGGTCAAAAAGATATTGATACTTTACAAAGAATCGCTGACAGAGAGCGTTCGCCAATGTATCAGGTTGGAGATGTTACGGGAGATCACCGTTTTACATTCGAATCAAAATCAAATGGTTCAAAACCGATGGATTATGCTTTAGAAGATTTCTTCGGAAGTTCTCCTAAAACGGTTATGACAGATAAAACTATTGATAGAAAATATGCTGATGTTTCTTATGATAAGGCAGATTTCGAAAAATATTTACAAGACGTTTTACGTTTAGAAGCAGTTGCCTCAAAAGACTGGTTGACAAACAAAGTTGACCGTTGTGTAGGTGGAAAAGTAGCTAAACAACAAAATGCAGGACCGCTTCAATTGCCATTGAATAATGTTGGGGTTATGGCTCTGGATTATTTAGGTAAAGAAGGAATTGCGACTTCTATTGGGCACGCTCCTATCGCTGCTTTGATTGATCCGGTTGCAGGAAGTAGAAATGCTATTGCAGAATCGTTATCAAACATTGTTTGGGCGCCAATTAAAGATGGTTTAAAAGGAATTTCATTATCTGCAAACTGGATGTGGGCTTGTAAAAACGAAGGTGAAGACGCTCGTTTATATGCTGCTGTTGAAGGTTGTTCAGATTTTGCAATCGAATTGGGAATCAATATTCCGACAGGAAAAGATTCACTTTCGATGAAACAAAAATATCCAAACGACGAAGTAATTGCGCCGGGAACGGTTATTATTTCGGCTGGAGGAAATTGTACAGACATTAGAAAAGTAGTTGAACCAGTTTTACAGAAAAACGGAGATTCTATTTATTATATCAATTTGTCTCAGGATGATTTCAAATTAGGAGGTTCATCTTTTGCACAAATCAGAAACACAATCGGAAACGAAACTTCTACTATAAAAGATGCTTCTTTCTTCAAAAATGCATTTAATACAGTTCAGGAATTAATCGGCGAAAGCCAAATTTTAGCCGGACACGATATCGGAAGCGGTGGTTTAATTACTACTTTATTAGAATTGTGTTTTGCTGATGTAAATCTTGGAGCAAAAATTGATTTCAGCGCTTTCGCGGAAAAAGACTTATTGAAAATCCTTTTCGCTGAAAACATCGGAATCGTTTTCCAGGCAAAATCAGATGCAGCTGTTGAAGCTAAATTGAAAGCTAACAATATCGAATTCTTCAAATTAGGTACGGTAACGACAAACGAGACTTTAGACCTTGGACTTTGGACTTTAGACATTAAAGCTTACAGAGACATTTGGTTTGAAACTTCTTATTTATTAGATCAAAAACAATCTAAAAACGGAAGAGCTCAGGCACGTTTCGAAAACTATAAAAATCAAGTTTTACAATATACTTTCCCAGCGCACTTTACAGGAAAAAAACCAGTAATCGACGCTTCAAAACCAAGACCAAAAGCAGCTATTATTCGTGAAAAAGGAAGTAATTCTGAGCGTGAAATGGCAAATGCTATGTACTTAGCTGGTTTTGATGTAAAAGACGTTCACATGACGGATTTAATTTCTGGTCGTGAAACTCTTGAAGATATTCAGTTTATTGGTGCAGTTGGAGGATTCTCTAACTCAGATGTTTTAGGTTCTGCTAAAGGTTGGGCCGGAGCATTTTTATATAACGAAAAAGCAAAAACAGCTTTGGATAAATTCTTTAAAAGAGAAGATACTTTATCTGTTGGAATCTGTAATGGCTGTCAGTTGTTTATGGAATTGGAAGTTATTAATCCAGAGCATGAAGTTCACGGAAAAATGCTTCATAACGAAAGTAACAAACACGAAAGTATCTTTACTTCTGTAAAAGTTCAGGAAAATAACTCGGTTATGTTATCGACTTTGGCTGGAAGTACTTTAGGAGTTTGGGTTTCTCATGGAGAAGGAAAATTCAATTTACCTCTTGCGGAAGAAAACTACAATATTGTTTCTAAATATGCTTACGAAGGCTATCCTGCAAACCCTAACGGTTCTGATTATAACACAGCAATGATGTGTGATAAAACTGGAAGACATTTGGTTATGATGCCTCATATTGAGCGTTCAACTTTCCAATGGAACTGGGCTCATTATCCAAAAGACAGAAATGATGAAGTTTCTCCTTGGCATGAAGCTTTTGTTAATGCAAGAAAATGGATTGAGAAAATCTAA
- a CDS encoding AMP-dependent synthetase/ligase — translation MASITRLFDFPYYQQETYNLPVALATKKNGVWEKTSSQDYIAKANAVSRALLRMGVQKDDKIALITSNNRTEWNIMDIGILQTGAQNVPIYPTISEEDYEYILNHSGSIYCFVSDDEVLQKVNAIKANVPTLKEVYSFNEIPGCKHWTDLLLLGEDQSNQSEVDARKDSIQTDDLATIIYTSGTTGRPKGVMLSHKNIVSNVLDSAPRIPFDPGKSTALSFLPICHIFERMILYIYQYYGVSVYFGESIDKISDNLKEVRPTVITAVPRLLEKVYDKIYAKGTELTGIKKKLFFWAIDLGLKYEPYGANGFWYEFQLKIARKLIFSKWKEGLGGNLDLMVSGSAALQPRLTRVFAAAEIPVMEGYGLSETSPVIAVNDQRNKGFKIGTVGKVIRNVEVKIAEDGEILCKGPNVMLGYFKDPEKTAEALIDGYFHTGDIGEIDSEGFLKITDRKKEMFKTSGGKYIAPQLIENAMKQSRFIEQIMVIGDGEKMPGAFIQPNFEFVKEWAKIHKITLGSTDKEISENPDVIKRIDEEVEGINEKFGHWEKIKRFELTPDVWSIDGGQLTPTLKLKRKIIKEIYKDLYVKIYGQN, via the coding sequence ATGGCTTCAATTACACGTCTTTTTGATTTTCCCTATTATCAACAAGAAACTTATAACTTACCAGTTGCTTTGGCAACCAAAAAAAATGGAGTCTGGGAAAAAACATCTAGCCAGGATTATATCGCAAAAGCTAATGCCGTTTCAAGAGCATTATTGCGTATGGGCGTTCAAAAAGATGATAAGATTGCATTAATCACATCAAATAACCGCACAGAATGGAATATCATGGATATTGGTATTCTGCAAACCGGTGCGCAAAACGTTCCTATTTACCCAACAATTTCTGAAGAAGATTACGAATATATATTAAACCACAGCGGTAGTATTTACTGCTTTGTATCTGATGATGAAGTACTTCAAAAAGTAAATGCTATTAAAGCAAATGTTCCTACTTTAAAAGAAGTTTATTCGTTTAACGAAATTCCGGGTTGCAAACACTGGACTGATTTATTACTATTAGGCGAAGACCAAAGCAATCAAAGTGAAGTTGATGCCAGAAAAGATAGTATCCAAACAGATGATTTGGCTACAATTATCTATACTTCAGGAACTACAGGAAGACCAAAAGGTGTAATGCTTTCTCATAAAAATATTGTTTCGAATGTTCTGGACAGTGCGCCAAGAATTCCGTTTGATCCGGGAAAAAGTACTGCATTGAGCTTTTTGCCTATTTGCCATATTTTTGAAAGAATGATTTTGTACATCTATCAATATTATGGTGTTTCTGTTTATTTTGGAGAATCAATTGACAAGATTAGTGACAATCTAAAAGAAGTTCGTCCAACTGTTATTACAGCTGTACCAAGACTTTTAGAGAAAGTTTACGATAAAATTTATGCAAAAGGAACTGAATTAACCGGTATCAAGAAAAAACTATTTTTCTGGGCGATTGATTTAGGTTTAAAATATGAACCATACGGGGCAAATGGCTTTTGGTATGAATTTCAATTAAAGATTGCACGAAAACTTATTTTCAGTAAATGGAAAGAAGGTTTGGGAGGAAATTTAGATTTAATGGTTTCCGGAAGTGCAGCTTTACAACCACGTTTAACAAGAGTTTTTGCTGCTGCTGAAATTCCGGTTATGGAAGGTTACGGTTTATCTGAAACTTCTCCTGTAATTGCGGTAAACGATCAAAGAAACAAAGGTTTCAAGATTGGAACTGTTGGAAAAGTAATTCGCAATGTTGAAGTAAAAATTGCTGAAGATGGCGAAATTCTTTGCAAAGGACCAAACGTAATGTTAGGTTACTTTAAAGATCCTGAAAAAACTGCCGAAGCTTTAATCGACGGATATTTCCACACAGGAGATATTGGTGAAATTGACAGCGAAGGTTTCTTGAAAATCACGGATCGTAAGAAAGAAATGTTCAAGACTTCTGGTGGAAAATATATTGCTCCACAATTGATTGAAAACGCTATGAAACAATCTCGTTTTATTGAGCAAATCATGGTAATTGGAGATGGCGAAAAAATGCCGGGTGCTTTCATTCAGCCAAATTTTGAATTCGTAAAAGAATGGGCAAAAATTCATAAAATCACTTTAGGAAGTACAGATAAAGAAATCAGTGAAAACCCTGATGTAATTAAACGTATTGATGAAGAAGTGGAAGGAATTAATGAAAAATTCGGACACTGGGAAAAAATCAAACGTTTTGAATTAACTCCGGATGTTTGGTCTATCGATGGCGGACAACTTACTCCTACTTTAAAATTGAAACGTAAAATCATTAAAGAAATTTACAAAGATCTTTACGTTAAGATTTATGGTCAAAATTAA
- a CDS encoding outer membrane beta-barrel family protein — protein MKNCRQHLLLFILLFIISPLSFGQNQAAIKGTISDGNLPVEFVDVILKNANDSTKVAAYTVTDALGNFALDNILNGDYQLQFKLIGFKTNIQKVKFSGSAISIGTITLQNDTNLLNTVVVNSAKKQIQKTDEGFIFNAVSNISQSGGTATDMLKNIPTVAVDAEGGITLRGKSPMILINGKNSAITNMDQIAASSIESIEIISNPTAKYDANAESGIINIKLKKNNQSGMNGAMVLGGGFGAKGRANSSILLNHKTEKWNFGLGYDNRFAGRTKKINAERTNYFIDDEHFINQKRNDERTEGLQNLKLNIDFSPNDKNSFSFEALGNLETQDNDETLYTHVNTSANQFYSDNRRHSLELERSKVGELAFNYDRKFADDRKSLNVSLTSSFNRHKENTDIDTYNYDQYQEQIDDALLQRTHNYEHENISNAIVNYAFPVSQKSILETGYKGTFRSFDSDFQSADLVNGEYVVNPISSNSFKYSEQINAVYGMLNSFIGTADNPKWKYNLGLRAENVSNNGATQNNSDRFNNDYLKIFPSASLQLNLESNDFVKIGYSKRINRPDLDDLNPFMDITDALNPHSGNPYLKPEIIHIAELSYNKEWSKYSFSTNAFYRNATDAIRQYAELKDNGVILLMPKNIGSTITYGVETIFNLKPIGFYDANISVTAFQQKINASNLAQDVVSNAFNWYGKIINNFVPWKGGKLQIIGNYNSALATPQGKRIPIYNVDMGFQQKLGKGNARLGLVVTDMFNTLESGYKNNTALFSNNRTNKSDTRALMLTFAYTFKSDFKEKLLENQFSTE, from the coding sequence ATGAAAAATTGCAGACAACATCTTTTACTTTTTATTCTCTTATTTATTATAAGCCCGCTTTCTTTTGGTCAAAATCAGGCAGCTATAAAAGGAACTATTTCTGACGGAAATCTTCCGGTAGAATTTGTAGATGTTATTTTAAAAAATGCAAACGATTCTACAAAAGTCGCAGCTTATACCGTAACTGATGCTTTAGGAAATTTTGCATTAGACAATATTCTAAACGGTGATTATCAATTGCAATTCAAATTAATTGGGTTTAAAACCAATATTCAAAAAGTGAAGTTTTCAGGTTCTGCGATTTCTATAGGAACAATCACTTTGCAAAACGACACCAATTTATTGAATACTGTTGTGGTTAATTCTGCTAAAAAACAGATTCAGAAAACGGATGAAGGTTTTATTTTTAATGCTGTTTCGAATATTTCTCAATCTGGCGGAACTGCGACTGATATGCTTAAAAATATTCCGACAGTTGCTGTAGACGCTGAAGGCGGAATAACTTTGAGAGGTAAATCACCGATGATTTTAATTAACGGAAAAAATTCGGCTATTACCAATATGGATCAAATTGCGGCAAGCAGTATCGAAAGTATTGAAATAATCAGTAATCCAACGGCAAAATATGATGCTAATGCAGAAAGCGGAATTATCAACATCAAACTAAAGAAAAATAACCAAAGCGGCATGAACGGCGCAATGGTTTTGGGCGGTGGTTTTGGTGCCAAAGGAAGAGCAAACAGTTCTATACTTTTAAATCATAAAACAGAGAAATGGAATTTCGGTCTTGGATATGACAATCGTTTTGCCGGCCGAACCAAAAAAATAAATGCCGAACGAACCAATTATTTTATTGATGATGAACATTTCATCAACCAAAAACGAAATGACGAACGTACAGAAGGTTTACAGAATTTAAAACTCAATATCGATTTTTCTCCAAATGATAAAAACAGTTTTTCATTTGAAGCTTTAGGAAATCTGGAAACTCAGGATAATGACGAAACTTTATACACGCATGTTAATACGAGCGCAAACCAATTTTACTCGGACAATAGAAGACATTCTCTGGAATTGGAACGTTCAAAAGTGGGTGAATTGGCTTTTAATTATGATCGAAAGTTTGCTGATGATCGAAAAAGTCTGAACGTGAGTCTTACTTCATCTTTTAACAGACACAAAGAAAACACGGATATTGATACTTATAATTACGATCAATATCAGGAACAAATTGATGATGCTTTATTGCAAAGGACACACAATTATGAACACGAAAATATCTCGAATGCGATTGTAAATTATGCTTTTCCGGTTTCTCAAAAATCGATTCTAGAAACGGGTTATAAAGGAACATTTCGCTCTTTTGATTCGGATTTTCAAAGCGCTGATTTGGTTAATGGCGAATATGTTGTTAATCCAATTTCGAGCAATAGTTTTAAATATAGTGAGCAAATAAATGCTGTTTACGGAATGTTGAACTCTTTTATTGGAACTGCCGATAATCCAAAATGGAAATACAATTTAGGTTTACGTGCCGAAAATGTTTCTAATAATGGCGCAACGCAAAATAATAGTGATCGTTTTAATAATGATTATCTAAAAATTTTTCCTTCGGCTTCTTTACAACTGAATTTAGAATCGAATGATTTTGTCAAAATTGGTTATAGCAAACGTATCAATCGCCCGGATTTAGATGATTTGAATCCGTTTATGGATATTACAGATGCTTTAAATCCGCATAGTGGAAATCCCTATTTAAAGCCAGAAATCATTCATATTGCCGAATTAAGCTATAATAAAGAATGGTCAAAATACTCTTTCTCAACAAATGCTTTCTACAGAAATGCAACTGATGCAATCAGGCAATATGCAGAACTTAAGGACAATGGAGTAATTTTATTAATGCCTAAAAATATTGGAAGTACTATTACTTATGGCGTTGAAACAATTTTCAATTTGAAGCCAATTGGTTTCTATGACGCTAATATTAGTGTAACGGCTTTTCAGCAAAAAATAAACGCTTCAAATTTGGCACAAGATGTTGTAAGTAATGCTTTTAACTGGTACGGAAAAATCATCAATAATTTTGTTCCGTGGAAAGGCGGAAAACTTCAGATAATAGGTAATTATAACTCGGCATTGGCAACTCCGCAAGGAAAAAGAATACCTATATATAATGTAGATATGGGTTTTCAGCAAAAACTTGGAAAAGGAAACGCCCGTTTAGGATTGGTCGTTACAGATATGTTTAATACGCTTGAAAGCGGATACAAAAACAATACAGCTTTGTTTAGCAATAACCGAACGAATAAATCAGATACGCGCGCTTTGATGCTGACATTTGCTTATACTTTTAAATCTGATTTTAAAGAAAAATTATTAGAAAATCAGTTTTCTACAGAGTAA